Proteins encoded within one genomic window of Bombina bombina isolate aBomBom1 chromosome 1, aBomBom1.pri, whole genome shotgun sequence:
- the LOC128649959 gene encoding mothers against decapentaplegic homolog 6 — protein sequence MFRTRRSVSTRKLWRQRCTTPNRGQGEGASPNPDDLQNALRQVAHQLFKKLKDEQLWQLAEAVECKGRWDCGCVWVPWDSRAGKQGLAPHVLLCRLYRWPDLRQAGELKRLLECEAYWKKNTDGGLLCCNPYHFSRLSAPDEPPPLSCKVREPTRPALTESYSYHPNVRGWQDTTLSRSTNRDSYWCKLAYWEHRTRVGRLYNVSEPSIHIFHDLPKGSGFCLGHLGSESRNEAVKRTRVKIGQGVILSREVDGVWVYNRSDHPIFINSPTLAPINTRGQLVYKVLSGYSIKVFDAERALSLSGCSALGDGPCDPHSVRISFAKGWGSCYSRQFITSCPCWLEILLNRPR from the exons ATGTTCCGAACCCGTCGTTCTGTTTCTACAAGGAAGCTTTGGAGGCAGCGCTGCACAACGCCAAATAGGGGACAGGGGGAAGGGGCGTCCCCCAACCCCGACGATCTCCAGAACGCCCTCCGGCAAGTGGCACACCAGCTCTTCAAGAAGCTGAAGGATGAGCAGCTTTGGCAGCTGGCAGAAGCAGTGGAGTGCAAGGGGCGGTGGGATTGTGGTTGTGTCTGGGTCCCATGGGATTCCAGGGCAGGGAAGCAGGGGCTAGCTCCTCATGTGCTCCTCTGCAGACTCTACCGTTGGCCTGACTTGAGGCAAGCTGGCGAACTGAAGAGGCTACTTGAATGTGAGGCCTACTGGAAGAAGAATACTGACGGGGGCTTGCTCTGCTGCAACCCTTACCACTTCAGTCGGCTTTCAGCTCCAG ATGAGCCTCCCCCATTATCCTGCAAAGTCAGGGAGCCTACTAGGCCGGCTCTGACAGAATCCTACAGCTATCATCCAAATGTCCGAGGCTGGCAAG ATACCACTCTTTCCAGAAGCACTAACAGGGATAGCTACTGGTGCAAATTAGCCTACTGGGAGCACCGGACCCGAGTGGGACGTCTCTACAATGTGAGTGAACCATCTATCCATATTTTCCATGACCTGCCCAAGGGAAGTGGTTTCTGTCTGGGACATCTGGGCTCAGAGTCCCGTAACGAGGCAGTCAAGCGTACACGAGTGAAGATCGGGCAAGGAGTGATTCTAAGCCGTGAAGTAGATGGAGTGTGGGTATATAACCGCAGTGATCATCCCATCTTCATCAATTCGCCCACTTTAGCCCCAATAAATACCCGTGGTCAGCTAGTCTACAAAGTGTTGTCAGGCTACTCAATTAAAGTATTTGATGCAGAGCGGGCACTAAGCCTTTCTGGCTGTTCAGCCCTGGGCGATGGGCCTTGTGACCCCCATAGTGTGCGTATCAGCTTTGCCAAGGGCTGGGGGTCCTGCTATTCTCGCCAGTTCATCACCTCCTGCCCCTGCTGGCTGGAAATTCTTCTCAATAGACCGAGATGA